A section of the Streptomyces sp. SCL15-4 genome encodes:
- a CDS encoding helix-turn-helix domain-containing protein → MPGADRAREWERAVRRRLAPVEMTFPAGTAGFRGTLGSGDAGRLRLLSMRAAPLRLSRPAPAAEDGRLVLLVQQEGTGAIRQDGREDVVRSGQLALLDLSRPFALDQHTPFHLYALRMPERSLGPSARRVRHLTGRAIPAGEGVAALLRPLATGLASGTTAFADHVKDRLAGHLADLVATLVDEQAGGQGDSTPDTPRTLLLAAIRAHIEAHLRDPALSPARIAEAHGFSLRYLHALFEDEDTTVHRLIQQRRIEECARELLRRGRAGRTISAVARGWGFKNAAHFSRVFKSVYGCSPSEWRDAAAKEDAS, encoded by the coding sequence ATGCCGGGGGCGGACCGGGCCCGGGAGTGGGAACGCGCGGTCCGGCGGCGGCTGGCACCCGTGGAGATGACCTTCCCCGCGGGGACCGCCGGCTTCCGGGGCACGCTCGGCTCGGGCGACGCGGGCCGGCTGCGGCTGCTGTCGATGCGGGCCGCCCCGCTGCGGCTCAGCCGTCCCGCGCCGGCCGCCGAGGACGGCCGCCTGGTCCTGCTCGTGCAGCAGGAGGGCACCGGCGCCATCCGGCAGGACGGCCGCGAGGACGTCGTACGCTCCGGTCAGCTGGCCCTGCTCGACCTGAGCCGGCCCTTCGCGCTGGACCAGCACACACCGTTCCACCTGTACGCCCTGCGGATGCCCGAACGCTCCCTGGGTCCGTCCGCGCGGCGCGTCCGGCACCTCACCGGCCGCGCCATCCCCGCGGGCGAGGGCGTGGCGGCGCTGCTGCGTCCGCTCGCCACCGGCCTGGCGTCCGGCACCACCGCCTTCGCCGACCACGTCAAGGACCGTCTCGCCGGCCACCTCGCGGACCTCGTCGCCACACTCGTCGACGAGCAGGCGGGCGGACAGGGCGACAGCACACCGGACACCCCGCGCACCCTGCTGCTGGCCGCGATCCGGGCCCACATCGAAGCGCACCTGCGCGACCCCGCACTGTCACCCGCCCGGATCGCCGAGGCCCACGGCTTCTCACTGCGCTACCTGCACGCGCTGTTCGAGGACGAGGACACCACGGTGCACCGGCTCATCCAGCAGCGGCGGATCGAGGAGTGCGCACGCGAACTGCTGCGCCGCGGCCGGGCCGGCCGCACGATCTCGGCGGTGGCCCGCGGCTGGGGATTCAAGAACGCCGCGCACTTCAGCCGCGTCTTCAAGTCCGTCTACGGCTGCTCACCCAGCGAGTGGCGGGACGCCGCCGCGAAGGAGGACGCTTCGTGA
- a CDS encoding DUF5133 domain-containing protein, which translates to MLPPAEKELRAVLARYAEARFRHDLQPTGRSSRELEVTSRRLCALTRAESVDQALAAADALLDRLRADRRASRVTRTPAA; encoded by the coding sequence GTGTTGCCGCCTGCGGAGAAGGAACTACGTGCGGTACTGGCGCGCTATGCCGAGGCGCGCTTCCGCCACGACCTGCAACCCACCGGCCGTTCCAGCCGGGAACTCGAAGTCACCTCCCGCAGGCTGTGCGCGCTGACCCGCGCGGAGTCGGTGGACCAGGCCCTCGCGGCGGCCGACGCCCTCCTGGACCGGCTGCGGGCCGACCGCCGTGCCAGCCGGGTGACCCGGACCCCGGCGGCCTGA
- a CDS encoding helix-turn-helix domain-containing protein, whose product MDLVLSTDTVPVGDRLDRWRGALATAPTPMAVTPRGSAPFTGRITGGRLGHLPVCSLQADAQRVGRSGPGDPCVAVLVLTAGTATLVQDGRSAVAEAGDLLLYDTARPYTLDFPERFACHIVHLPRRGLDVSDKELRAVTVTTVSGTDGIGAVLGPFLTRLLDPADSYGPAVAARLAAGVEDLFGTLVAERGPSGGADSGRGELVLRIRDHIDRHLEDPGLTPESVATAHHISVRYLHRLFEDEGITVARLVQRRRLEECARELARGGRAAPAVAAVAHRWGFVNPAHFSRAFRRAYGHSPREWRQLSTAGRTPGEAHGAPARIAATTPAAGPGRDTPRAA is encoded by the coding sequence GTGGACCTCGTGCTGTCGACGGACACGGTGCCCGTCGGGGACAGACTCGACCGCTGGCGGGGCGCGCTCGCCACGGCCCCGACCCCGATGGCGGTGACACCTCGCGGCAGCGCGCCCTTCACCGGCCGGATCACCGGCGGCCGCCTCGGGCACCTGCCCGTCTGCTCCCTCCAGGCCGACGCCCAGCGCGTCGGCCGGAGCGGGCCGGGCGACCCGTGCGTGGCGGTGCTCGTCCTGACGGCCGGCACGGCGACGCTGGTCCAGGACGGCCGCAGCGCCGTCGCAGAGGCCGGTGACCTCCTCCTCTACGACACGGCACGGCCGTACACCCTGGACTTTCCCGAGCGGTTCGCCTGCCACATCGTCCACCTGCCCCGCCGCGGGCTGGACGTGTCCGACAAGGAACTGCGCGCGGTCACGGTGACCACCGTCAGCGGGACGGACGGGATCGGCGCCGTCCTCGGCCCCTTCCTCACCCGGCTCCTCGACCCGGCGGACTCCTACGGCCCCGCCGTCGCGGCACGGCTCGCGGCCGGCGTGGAGGACCTCTTCGGCACGCTGGTGGCCGAGCGCGGTCCGTCCGGCGGCGCGGACAGCGGACGCGGTGAACTCGTCCTGCGCATCCGCGACCACATCGACCGTCATCTGGAGGACCCCGGGCTGACACCGGAGTCGGTGGCGACGGCCCACCACATCTCCGTGCGCTACCTGCACCGGCTCTTCGAGGACGAGGGCATCACCGTCGCGCGGCTCGTCCAGCGCCGCCGGCTGGAGGAGTGCGCGCGGGAACTGGCCCGCGGCGGCCGGGCCGCGCCCGCCGTGGCGGCGGTGGCGCACCGCTGGGGCTTCGTCAACCCGGCCCACTTCAGCCGGGCCTTCCGGCGGGCGTACGGGCACTCGCCGCGCGAATGGCGGCAGTTGAGCACGGCGGGCCGGACACCGGGCGAGGCGCACGGCGCCCCCGCCCGGATCGCGGCCACCACACCGGCCGCCGGCCCCGGCCGGGACACGCCCCGTGCGGCCTGA
- a CDS encoding ATP-binding protein encodes MAPPAYAVAAPPASAGSFPEAMVPPPPGSGGLLAQAPPAAGLPVAKRPAQERPALAGRGAEQALLRRVLDGARSGSGGTGTLFQGAPGIGKTALLDWAHAEARALGFTVLRAVGSEAEAGVAFGALHQLLWPLTSRMRALPEPQRRALAFALGEAAEPVRGGFLVGAAVLALLAGEARMRPVLVLVDDLQWVDSSSAAVFAFLQRRTAEVPLVFVSAGRPEGPTAEGRPGTVVDLTALDGEHARTLLSTRHPHLAVTTAERILQEAAGNPLALVELPVHLHPDQARGVMPLPRRFPLGHRLERLFAPRLDRLSAEAAHVLLYAALGGTAAIWVTPALLDGLAPRRADEVLDEIETSGLARLEPDGRLTFRHPLVRGAVVARAPGPERRAAHRRLAAALPHDDPRALGHEADATVRPDDALAGRLQEAGRRLALRGGDAEGALLLHRAAALSTAAGARARRLTWAAAMAARGGRLPYAAKLVEELRRAPVPVDSAPLYAYAVVYVDQSHHVDFESSFTLLPQALDALSRSGPGTGPFDDLAEQVYFKLLLATVYTSDTRGWTALRAHRHQVSALADLCRRAWSDPARTAHGTGTELRAMAATMSQEQQAGAAWLLLWTAAAVDMADASLWRRFLGQHAYATQGSIAKAGGYQNYLRGHWDQAEVCLREAEAADALGYHCNALLFRHHYAHFLAGRGDEDGLLAVERAIRPLAERVRMKFVTDHLTHLRALAALGHGRDEEAYTALAGLTPPGVLPPGLPWFHLPFFDFVDAALRTGRTAQARAHVAAGEAAYIGDISPHHAFLLAAARALAAADEEADALYAAAYAVPGADQWVFELARLRLAHGTWLRDRRRPRAPEVLQQASETFRALGAVPWAERAERELRSADGRAGGPDALTAQELRIARLAADGLTNKEIGARLSLSPRTVGGHLAKVFPKLGIASRAALARALERGAA; translated from the coding sequence GTGGCGCCGCCTGCGTACGCCGTCGCGGCACCGCCCGCGTCGGCCGGGTCCTTCCCGGAGGCCATGGTGCCGCCTCCGCCGGGCTCGGGAGGGCTCCTCGCCCAGGCCCCTCCCGCCGCCGGCCTTCCGGTCGCGAAGCGTCCGGCGCAGGAGCGGCCCGCGCTCGCCGGGCGGGGCGCCGAGCAGGCCCTGCTGCGCCGGGTCCTGGACGGTGCCCGGTCGGGCAGCGGTGGCACGGGCACCCTCTTCCAGGGCGCGCCCGGTATCGGCAAGACGGCGCTGCTGGACTGGGCCCACGCCGAGGCACGTGCCCTGGGCTTCACCGTGCTGCGCGCGGTGGGCTCCGAGGCGGAGGCCGGCGTGGCGTTCGGCGCGCTGCACCAATTGCTGTGGCCGCTCACCAGCCGTATGCGCGCCCTGCCGGAGCCGCAGCGGCGGGCCCTGGCCTTCGCCCTCGGCGAGGCCGCCGAACCGGTCCGGGGCGGTTTCCTCGTGGGCGCCGCCGTGCTGGCGCTCCTCGCCGGCGAGGCACGCATGCGCCCGGTGCTCGTCCTCGTGGACGACCTGCAATGGGTGGACTCCTCCAGCGCGGCCGTGTTCGCGTTCCTCCAGCGCCGGACCGCCGAGGTGCCCCTGGTCTTCGTCAGTGCGGGTCGCCCGGAGGGGCCCACGGCCGAGGGCAGGCCCGGCACCGTCGTAGACCTGACCGCACTGGACGGCGAGCACGCCCGCACCCTCCTGAGCACCCGGCACCCGCACCTCGCGGTCACCACGGCCGAACGCATCCTCCAGGAAGCGGCCGGCAACCCGCTGGCGCTGGTCGAACTGCCCGTGCACCTCCACCCCGACCAGGCCCGCGGCGTCATGCCGCTGCCGAGAAGGTTCCCGCTCGGACACCGGCTGGAGCGGCTGTTCGCCCCGCGGCTGGACCGGCTGTCCGCCGAGGCCGCCCACGTACTGCTGTACGCGGCTCTGGGCGGCACGGCGGCGATCTGGGTGACCCCGGCCCTGCTGGACGGCCTCGCCCCACGGCGCGCCGACGAGGTGCTCGACGAGATCGAGACCAGCGGCCTGGCCCGCCTGGAACCGGACGGCAGGCTCACCTTCCGGCACCCGCTGGTGCGCGGCGCCGTCGTCGCCCGGGCCCCGGGGCCCGAACGGCGGGCCGCCCACCGCCGGCTCGCCGCCGCCCTCCCGCACGACGATCCCCGGGCGCTCGGCCACGAGGCGGACGCCACCGTCCGGCCCGACGACGCGCTGGCCGGACGGCTCCAGGAGGCCGGCCGCCGGCTCGCGCTGCGCGGCGGCGACGCCGAGGGCGCTCTCCTGCTGCACCGCGCGGCGGCCCTGAGCACCGCCGCCGGAGCCCGCGCCCGCCGCCTGACCTGGGCCGCCGCCATGGCGGCACGCGGCGGACGGCTGCCGTACGCGGCGAAACTCGTCGAGGAACTGCGCCGCGCGCCCGTCCCCGTCGACAGCGCGCCGCTGTACGCCTACGCCGTCGTCTACGTCGACCAGAGCCACCACGTCGACTTCGAGTCGTCCTTCACCCTCCTCCCACAAGCCCTCGACGCCCTGTCCCGCTCCGGACCCGGCACCGGACCGTTCGACGACCTCGCCGAACAGGTCTACTTCAAACTGCTGCTGGCGACGGTGTACACCTCCGACACGCGCGGCTGGACCGCCCTGCGCGCCCACCGGCACCAGGTCTCCGCACTGGCCGACCTGTGCCGCCGGGCCTGGTCCGACCCCGCCCGCACCGCGCACGGCACGGGCACCGAACTGCGCGCCATGGCCGCGACGATGAGCCAGGAACAGCAGGCGGGGGCGGCGTGGCTGCTGCTGTGGACCGCCGCCGCGGTCGACATGGCAGACGCGTCCCTGTGGCGCCGCTTCCTGGGCCAGCACGCCTACGCCACCCAGGGCAGCATCGCCAAGGCCGGCGGCTACCAGAACTATCTGCGCGGCCACTGGGACCAGGCGGAGGTCTGCCTGCGCGAGGCCGAGGCGGCCGACGCCCTCGGCTACCACTGCAACGCCCTGCTCTTCCGGCACCACTACGCCCATTTCCTCGCCGGACGCGGCGACGAGGACGGCCTGCTCGCGGTCGAACGCGCCATCCGGCCCCTGGCCGAACGGGTGCGGATGAAGTTCGTGACGGACCACCTCACCCATCTGCGGGCCCTGGCCGCCCTCGGCCACGGCCGCGACGAGGAGGCGTACACCGCCCTCGCCGGCCTGACCCCGCCCGGCGTCCTGCCGCCCGGCCTGCCGTGGTTCCACCTGCCGTTCTTCGACTTCGTGGACGCGGCGCTGCGCACCGGACGGACCGCGCAGGCACGGGCGCACGTGGCGGCGGGCGAGGCGGCGTACATCGGCGACATCTCCCCGCACCACGCGTTCCTGCTGGCCGCCGCCCGGGCGCTCGCCGCCGCCGACGAGGAGGCCGACGCGCTCTACGCGGCGGCGTACGCCGTGCCCGGCGCCGACCAGTGGGTGTTCGAACTGGCCCGGCTGCGGCTGGCCCACGGCACCTGGCTGCGCGACCGCCGCCGCCCGCGGGCGCCCGAGGTCCTCCAGCAGGCTTCGGAGACCTTCCGCGCACTGGGCGCCGTCCCCTGGGCCGAGCGCGCCGAACGCGAACTGCGGTCCGCCGACGGCCGCGCAGGCGGTCCGGACGCGCTCACCGCGCAGGAACTGCGCATCGCCCGGCTCGCCGCGGACGGGCTGACCAACAAGGAGATCGGCGCCCGGCTGAGCCTGTCCCCGCGGACCGTCGGCGGACACCTGGCGAAGGTCTTCCCCAAGCTCGGCATCGCCTCGCGCGCCGCCCTGGCACGCGCCCTGGAACGCGGCGCCGCGTAG
- a CDS encoding alpha/beta hydrolase, with protein MFDGFESTRREGNGVRLRVRHGGSGPAVLLLHGHPRTHATWHRVAPMLAAAGHTVVCPDLRGYGESDKPPTDARHSPYAKRAMAGDCLEVMRGLGHDRFAVVGHDRGAYVATRLALDHPEAVSAVSVLDAVPIGEALRRCDAGFAARWWHWFFLGQTDKPAERVINADPDAWYKATAEQMGAEAYDDYRRAIHDPATVHAMCEDYRAGLGIDREHDDADRRAGRRIGCPVQVLWATRDDMTDLYGDVPGVWRDWVAGRLDGAPIDSGHHIAEDAPEALVTALLGFWRSGAEHGPGVTRATGRHT; from the coding sequence ATGTTCGACGGGTTCGAGTCGACACGTCGCGAGGGCAACGGCGTCCGGTTGCGGGTGCGGCACGGTGGCAGCGGCCCCGCGGTCCTGCTCCTCCACGGCCACCCGCGTACGCACGCCACCTGGCACCGCGTGGCCCCGATGCTGGCCGCCGCGGGGCACACGGTGGTCTGCCCCGACCTGCGCGGCTACGGCGAGTCCGACAAGCCCCCGACCGACGCGCGGCACAGTCCGTACGCCAAGCGCGCCATGGCCGGCGACTGCCTGGAGGTCATGCGCGGCCTCGGGCACGACCGGTTCGCCGTCGTCGGCCACGACCGGGGCGCCTATGTGGCCACCCGCCTCGCCCTGGACCACCCGGAAGCCGTGTCCGCCGTGAGCGTACTGGACGCCGTGCCCATCGGGGAGGCGCTGCGGCGCTGCGACGCGGGCTTCGCCGCCCGTTGGTGGCACTGGTTCTTCCTCGGACAGACCGACAAGCCCGCCGAACGCGTCATCAACGCCGACCCGGACGCCTGGTACAAGGCCACCGCCGAGCAGATGGGCGCCGAGGCGTACGACGACTACCGCCGCGCGATCCACGACCCGGCCACCGTGCACGCCATGTGCGAGGACTACCGCGCCGGTCTCGGCATCGACCGGGAGCACGACGACGCCGACCGGCGGGCCGGCCGGCGCATCGGCTGCCCCGTGCAGGTGCTGTGGGCCACCCGTGACGACATGACCGACCTCTACGGCGATGTGCCGGGCGTCTGGCGCGACTGGGTGGCGGGCCGGCTGGACGGCGCTCCGATCGACTCCGGCCACCACATCGCCGAAGACGCTCCCGAAGCACTCGTCACCGCCTTGCTCGGCTTCTGGCGGAGCGGCGCGGAGCACGGCCCCGGCGTCACTCGCGCGACCGGCCGGCACACCTGA
- a CDS encoding MBL fold metallo-hydrolase codes for MATTEELIDDALDLHFIGNATVLLRYGPLTLLTDPNFLHRGEYAHLGYGLLSRRLTEPALGPEELPRIDGIVLSHLHGDHWDRRARRSLDRAIPVLSTPHAARRLKVLHGFRRTAGLRTWQALTLQRQGIRATVTALPGRHAGDPVLRGLLPPVMGSMIEFGPVGGPSRLRLYVSGDTLLYDGLEEIARRFPAADLAVLHLGGTRLPGGFVVTMNGAQGAELARRLRPHAVLPVHYEDYTVMRSPLSAFLAEAGRLGLGDRIVPCPHGGRARLPAGPGARPLVR; via the coding sequence ATGGCCACCACAGAAGAGCTTATCGACGACGCGCTCGACCTCCACTTCATCGGCAACGCCACCGTGCTGCTGCGCTACGGCCCGCTGACGCTGCTCACCGACCCGAACTTCCTGCACCGCGGCGAGTACGCCCATCTCGGATACGGCCTGCTGAGCCGACGCCTGACCGAGCCCGCCCTCGGCCCGGAGGAGCTGCCCCGCATCGACGGGATCGTGCTGTCCCATCTGCACGGCGATCACTGGGACCGCAGGGCCCGACGGTCGCTGGACCGTGCGATCCCGGTCCTCAGCACACCCCATGCCGCACGCCGCCTGAAGGTGCTGCACGGCTTCCGGCGGACGGCGGGACTGCGGACGTGGCAGGCGCTCACCCTCCAGCGGCAGGGGATACGGGCGACCGTCACCGCGCTGCCCGGCCGGCACGCCGGGGATCCGGTGCTGCGCGGGCTGCTGCCTCCTGTGATGGGCAGCATGATCGAGTTCGGTCCCGTGGGCGGACCGTCCCGGCTGCGTCTGTACGTCTCCGGGGACACGCTCCTCTACGACGGCCTGGAGGAGATCGCCCGCCGCTTCCCGGCCGCCGACCTGGCCGTCCTCCATCTCGGCGGCACGCGCCTGCCCGGCGGGTTCGTGGTCACCATGAACGGGGCGCAGGGCGCCGAACTGGCCCGGCGTCTTCGGCCCCACGCCGTGCTGCCCGTGCATTACGAGGACTACACGGTGATGCGCTCGCCCCTGTCCGCCTTCCTCGCCGAGGCCGGCCGGCTCGGCCTCGGGGACCGGATCGTGCCCTGCCCGCACGGCGGCCGGGCCCGCCTGCCCGCCGGGCCCGGAGCACGGCCGCTGGTACGGTGA
- a CDS encoding SpoIIE family protein phosphatase, protein MSTTEQSPEPEGIEPRPEPSAPDGPPDAGDPVPSDLSGVSPTSPVGRLAATVERLRREVRAAQAEAEGRALIELAKGILVERLGCGPAQAARQLAELTEQAGATPLEFAVEVINQAARDRMSEITTTFLAAAAGAAERDAAAVRLRAAESGALAADDTQAVADSLLEHALRPLGAVAVAVWAAGADGSLTLAGSAGFSPAEATRWRYVPPEVATVARRGLTERTGQWFGSLAETGLPTIGRHLHPDGGRAAVPAGTGGRIHGVLEIAWPGPLEPQPARVVRQVDALAELCAHTLETYTLRREAEQEPRILPDAAELMDLADGLHDPALVLVPHLDDSGQLVDFRIQHINNHFLDPAGRPRAVVNGALLLEAYPMAAGKSELFHRVERVYATGEPFRARRMQLTSLVDQVSLSAVADISISRHGNSVLLIWRIEDETARLASLLQHAQRLGRIGGFEENLLTGEITWNDQLFHLYGRPPATMPVPLEELPAHAHPDDSVHIGRFLRTLLHHRRPASAAFRLQRPDGVTRHIRVVAEPVLDTDGRLFVVRGAYQDISAQHWTEVALAATRDQLAHTEQQAAERNRLTLQLQHAIMPPTRAPLAVPGLEVAVRYRPAETEHLVGGDWYDAVVLPSGLVLMCVGDVAGHGIEAATSMVVLRNALRGLAVTGAGPGQLLSWLNIVAHHLTGAVTATAVCALYDPDRHTLRWARAGHLPPVLVRGSEAAPLPLVRGLLLGAVPDAVYEEAELEFAPEDTLLLYTDGLIERRDRSVEESLAHLLTAARSAPKTLDQQLDGLLTYSRSDTDDDTCIVGIRVV, encoded by the coding sequence GTGAGCACGACCGAGCAGTCACCTGAGCCGGAGGGCATCGAGCCGCGCCCGGAGCCGTCCGCGCCCGACGGCCCGCCGGACGCCGGCGATCCGGTGCCGTCGGACCTGTCCGGCGTCTCCCCCACCTCCCCCGTCGGCCGGCTCGCCGCCACCGTGGAGCGGCTGCGCCGCGAGGTGCGCGCCGCGCAGGCGGAGGCGGAGGGCAGGGCGCTGATCGAGCTGGCCAAGGGCATCCTGGTGGAGCGGCTGGGCTGCGGTCCGGCGCAGGCCGCGCGGCAGCTCGCCGAGCTGACCGAGCAGGCCGGGGCGACCCCGCTGGAGTTCGCGGTGGAGGTCATCAACCAGGCCGCCCGCGACCGGATGTCGGAGATCACCACCACCTTCCTGGCCGCCGCCGCGGGCGCCGCCGAGCGTGACGCCGCGGCCGTGCGGCTGCGGGCGGCCGAGAGCGGGGCGCTGGCCGCGGACGACACGCAGGCCGTCGCCGACTCCCTGCTGGAGCACGCGCTGCGCCCGCTGGGCGCGGTGGCCGTGGCCGTGTGGGCCGCGGGCGCCGACGGCTCGCTGACCCTCGCCGGGAGCGCCGGGTTCTCTCCCGCGGAGGCCACGCGGTGGCGTTATGTGCCGCCGGAGGTGGCGACGGTGGCGCGCCGGGGCCTGACCGAGCGCACCGGTCAGTGGTTCGGCTCCCTCGCCGAGACCGGGCTGCCGACCATCGGCCGGCACCTGCACCCGGACGGCGGCCGGGCGGCGGTGCCCGCGGGTACCGGGGGCCGCATCCACGGGGTCCTGGAGATCGCCTGGCCGGGGCCGCTGGAGCCGCAGCCGGCGCGGGTCGTACGGCAGGTGGACGCCCTCGCCGAGCTGTGCGCGCACACTCTGGAGACGTACACGCTGCGCCGGGAGGCCGAGCAGGAGCCGCGTATCCTGCCCGACGCCGCCGAGTTGATGGACCTCGCGGACGGGCTGCACGACCCCGCCCTGGTCCTGGTGCCGCACCTCGACGACTCCGGGCAGCTGGTCGACTTCCGCATCCAGCACATCAACAACCACTTCCTGGACCCGGCGGGCCGGCCGCGGGCGGTGGTCAACGGTGCGCTGCTGCTGGAGGCGTACCCGATGGCCGCGGGCAAGAGCGAGCTGTTCCACCGGGTGGAGCGGGTGTACGCCACTGGCGAGCCGTTCCGGGCCCGCCGCATGCAGCTGACCTCGCTCGTCGACCAGGTGTCGCTGTCGGCGGTCGCGGACATCAGCATCAGCCGGCACGGCAACAGCGTGCTGCTGATCTGGCGCATCGAGGACGAGACGGCGCGGCTGGCGAGCCTGCTCCAGCACGCCCAGCGCCTGGGCCGCATCGGCGGGTTCGAGGAGAACCTGCTCACCGGTGAGATCACCTGGAACGACCAGCTGTTCCACCTCTACGGCCGGCCCCCGGCCACCATGCCGGTGCCGCTGGAGGAGCTGCCCGCACACGCGCATCCCGACGACTCCGTGCACATCGGCCGGTTCCTGCGCACGCTGCTGCACCACCGGCGGCCCGCCTCGGCGGCCTTCCGGCTGCAACGTCCCGACGGTGTCACCCGGCACATCCGCGTGGTCGCCGAGCCGGTCCTGGACACCGACGGCCGGCTGTTCGTCGTACGGGGCGCCTACCAGGACATCTCCGCCCAGCACTGGACGGAGGTGGCGCTCGCCGCGACCCGGGACCAGCTCGCCCACACCGAGCAGCAGGCCGCCGAGCGCAACCGGCTGACCCTTCAGTTGCAGCACGCCATCATGCCGCCGACCCGGGCGCCGCTGGCGGTGCCCGGTCTGGAGGTCGCGGTGCGGTACCGACCGGCGGAGACCGAGCACCTGGTGGGCGGCGACTGGTACGACGCCGTGGTGCTGCCGTCCGGGCTGGTCCTGATGTGCGTGGGCGATGTGGCGGGCCATGGCATCGAGGCCGCCACCAGCATGGTCGTCCTGCGCAACGCGCTGCGCGGTCTGGCCGTGACCGGTGCCGGGCCGGGCCAGCTGCTGTCGTGGCTGAACATCGTGGCGCACCATCTGACCGGCGCGGTCACCGCCACCGCGGTGTGCGCGCTGTACGACCCCGACCGGCACACCCTGCGCTGGGCGCGGGCCGGCCACCTGCCGCCGGTCCTGGTCCGCGGCTCGGAGGCGGCGCCGCTGCCGCTGGTCAGGGGTCTGCTGCTGGGCGCGGTGCCGGACGCCGTGTACGAGGAGGCGGAGCTGGAGTTCGCGCCGGAGGACACGCTGCTGTTGTACACCGACGGCCTGATCGAGCGCCGTGACCGGTCGGTGGAGGAGTCCCTGGCCCACCTGCTGACCGCGGCCCGATCGGCGCCGAAGACCCTGGACCAGCAACTGGACGGCCTGCTGACCTACAGCAGGTCGGACACGGACGACGACACGTGCATCGTGGGCATCCGCGTGGTGTAG